The Aulosira sp. FACHB-615 genome includes a window with the following:
- a CDS encoding transaldolase family protein, whose protein sequence is MTLFLDSAIAAEAEAAKKLGWVKGITTNPTLLAKSPLPVETTLKQLAQLTTGPVFYQLMAAEFEEMVAEGRAAFELIGQQTVLKIPASLVGFQVVAELAPEIPCAVTAIYSAAQAAVSQEAGAKYAIAYVNRATRLLGDGVALVREMASVLKGSNTEIMAASIKSPQEAVASLQAGAHHLTLPLAMLQSMTNHELSVQTIDEFAENGRGILQA, encoded by the coding sequence GTGACCTTATTTTTGGACTCAGCGATCGCAGCCGAAGCAGAAGCTGCTAAAAAGTTAGGTTGGGTAAAAGGCATCACTACTAACCCAACATTATTAGCCAAAAGCCCGTTACCGGTTGAGACGACGTTAAAACAACTGGCACAATTAACTACAGGGCCAGTGTTTTATCAATTGATGGCTGCTGAATTTGAAGAAATGGTAGCAGAAGGCAGAGCCGCCTTTGAGTTAATTGGACAGCAAACAGTCTTAAAAATTCCCGCTTCCTTAGTTGGTTTTCAGGTGGTGGCTGAACTAGCACCAGAAATTCCCTGTGCAGTCACAGCTATATACAGTGCAGCCCAAGCCGCAGTCTCTCAAGAAGCTGGGGCAAAATATGCGATCGCCTATGTCAATCGAGCCACTAGACTATTAGGTGATGGGGTGGCATTAGTCCGGGAAATGGCAAGTGTTTTAAAGGGAAGCAACACAGAAATTATGGCAGCCAGCATCAAATCTCCCCAAGAAGCCGTCGCATCCCTACAAGCTGGCGCTCACCATCTCACCTTACCCTTAGCAATGTTGCAGTCGATGACAAATCACGAATTGTCAGTGCAAACCATTGATGAATTTGCCGAAAATGGACGCGGGATTTTACAGGCGTAG
- a CDS encoding AAA family ATPase: MTTEYCIPLIPGYQISELLYAGSRSIVYRAMRQFDQMPVVIKVLTSEHPTLQELLQFRHQYNISKNIDIPGIIHPLALETYKNSYILVMADTGGIALREYAKTKYISIGEFLEIALQLTQIIHDLHQNRVIHKDIKPANILIHPQTKQIQLIDFSIASLLPKETQEIKNPNVLEGTLAYISPEQTGRMNRGIDYRSDFYSLGVTFYELLTGNLPFICDDPMELVHCHIAKQPDELNNAKIPQVIAEIVMKLMAKNAEDRYQTALGLKFDLEKCLTEYQLTGRLDYFTIGEWDICDRFLIPEKLYGRKAEVGALLSSFERVSAGTAELTLVAGFSGIGKTAVINEVHKPILQQRGYFIKGKFDQFSRNIPLGGFVQACRDLMGQLLSESDIKLQRWQAKILAVLGDNAQVLIDVIPELELIIGQQPPVADLAASAAQNRFNLLFQKFINIFTTAEHPLVIFLDDLQWADLASLELIKTLIKTSHYLLVLGAYRDNEISATHPLLLLLEELNKTQARINKITLKPLAVDDINHLLADTLNCSLELAKPLTELINRKTQGNPFFTTQFLKALHEEKYITFNRDRRFWECDLVQVNTLSLTDDIVQFMALQLQKLPDVTQKVLKLAACIGNTFDLATLMLISELSPQETAKALWKALQAGFILPNSQVYQLLQSDEIGGYEVENSINPTYQFLHDRIQQAAYSLISDDQKQITHYQIGKQLLCNTPLEQQENRIFDIVNHLYRGINYITQQLEKDEFAQLNFIAGKKAKTSTAYKAAIKYFQTGLSVLSDDSWQNNYQFIFSLYKEQAECEYFLGEFSGSEELFAIALRHSQNIFDQADIYADIMMLKITQGEDFNAAITAGLKALDTLGMSLPTLSVAIQSAIDIELNKLASFRATEIYYNLLNLPVMTDPNKKACMKLLSVLCSITYLTGSHQINQLIRLLMLNTSFEYGNCENSGIGYCFYGMALIEQGEYQTAYQFGKQALELDQKFNHPQYLAQNINIFCHTINPYMKPLKTNLPLYQRSFDICNECGDLVFGVWAVLFMIWTMLIQGKCLVDIHTEMEKYTDYVEKVNDINILQGFLQQQQFLSHLQGRIHHTELLANWDSEDINCIQIWRKNNFPSGINWYCFLRIQLSYIYGDYVDAVKTAIANQQTLTTNGSSFPIIQYHFYYPLSLIALYPQATPEEQKSYWQIILQHQQQIKIWANNCPENFLHKYNLLAAEIARLSGNICEAIDLYDRAIAGAIENEYLQEAALSNELAAKFYLDWGKEKIASVYMQTAYYYYASWGAIAKTEDLEYRYPDLLRPILQQINPTLNIWENIENLFVPNLSIHSSTQVNQASSSSINTALDFTAIIKASQALSSTIDLDELLQKLTEIILQNSGGDYCALILPDSDGNWHLKAIGTPENTQVCFEPLENNHHLPIKLINYVKNTQEVVVFDNLQTDLPVISEYLNIHRPKSVLCLPVLNQGNLIGVLYLRNQYTSEVFTRDRILILEILCTQAAISLENARLHAQEREKSERLEKSQQRLQIIIQQTPVAIFEWNTQFECQHCNPAAEKLFGYTQAEIVGNNLRIIIPEEHHVYVDDVTASILAEHGGSHAINENITKDGRRIICEWFNAPMLDANGQVCGGVSIGLDISDRQKTEAAIHKKSQELETALQELKQAQIQMVQNEKMASLGNLVAGVAHEVNNPIGFLNASINNAQEYVQDLIGHLELYQQYYAQPVEAIQENAEDIDLDFLVADLPHLLDSMTEAMQRIKSISMSLRTFSRADTDSKVMANIHEGLDSTLLILKYRLKANDKRPTIDVQTNYGNIPLVECFPGQLNQVFMNVLANAIDMFDEMAQTHTFAELQTHPQQITIRTQVVAHQVYIHIQDNGKGMGAEVQEKIFEHLFTTKGVGKGTGLGLAIARQIIEEKHGGQITVSSVLGEGTEFIIQLPV; this comes from the coding sequence ATGACTACTGAATATTGCATTCCTCTGATTCCTGGATATCAAATTAGCGAATTACTATATGCAGGTTCTCGCAGCATAGTATATCGAGCTATGCGTCAATTTGATCAGATGCCAGTAGTAATTAAAGTTTTAACTTCCGAACATCCAACCTTACAAGAATTATTGCAATTTCGCCATCAATATAATATTAGTAAAAATATTGATATTCCGGGAATTATTCATCCCTTAGCTTTAGAAACTTATAAAAATAGTTATATCTTGGTCATGGCGGATACTGGGGGAATTGCTTTAAGAGAGTATGCCAAAACCAAATATATCAGTATAGGAGAATTTTTAGAGATTGCTCTCCAATTAACGCAAATTATCCACGATTTACACCAAAATCGCGTTATTCACAAAGATATTAAACCTGCCAATATTTTAATTCATCCCCAAACCAAACAAATTCAGCTTATTGATTTTAGTATTGCTTCATTACTGCCTAAAGAAACCCAAGAAATTAAAAATCCGAATGTCTTAGAAGGGACACTTGCTTATATTTCTCCTGAACAAACGGGGAGAATGAATCGAGGTATTGATTACCGCAGTGATTTTTATTCTTTGGGTGTGACATTTTATGAATTACTCACAGGGAATTTACCTTTTATCTGTGATGATCCAATGGAGTTAGTGCATTGTCATATTGCTAAACAACCAGATGAATTGAACAATGCAAAAATCCCCCAAGTCATTGCCGAGATTGTGATGAAATTGATGGCGAAAAATGCTGAAGACCGTTATCAAACAGCTTTAGGTTTAAAATTTGATTTAGAAAAATGTCTGACAGAATATCAATTAACTGGTAGATTAGACTATTTTACAATTGGTGAGTGGGATATTTGCGATCGCTTCCTCATTCCCGAAAAACTCTATGGACGAAAAGCCGAAGTTGGCGCATTATTAAGCTCTTTTGAACGTGTATCAGCAGGTACGGCAGAATTAACGCTAGTTGCTGGTTTTTCCGGGATTGGTAAAACCGCCGTGATCAATGAAGTGCATAAACCAATTCTCCAACAACGAGGCTATTTTATTAAAGGGAAATTTGACCAATTTAGTCGTAACATTCCCTTGGGTGGTTTTGTGCAAGCCTGCCGCGACTTGATGGGACAGTTACTATCCGAATCTGACATCAAACTTCAGCGATGGCAAGCAAAAATTTTGGCAGTTTTAGGCGACAATGCTCAAGTTTTGATTGACGTAATACCCGAATTAGAATTAATTATTGGTCAACAACCACCTGTAGCAGATTTAGCCGCTAGTGCGGCACAAAATCGGTTTAATTTGTTATTTCAAAAGTTTATTAATATATTTACCACTGCCGAGCATCCTTTAGTAATATTTTTAGATGATTTACAGTGGGCAGATTTAGCTTCTTTGGAGTTGATTAAAACCCTAATCAAAACAAGTCATTATCTGTTGGTGTTAGGTGCATATCGAGATAATGAAATATCAGCAACTCACCCATTACTGTTATTGCTGGAAGAACTCAACAAAACACAGGCAAGGATTAATAAAATCACCCTGAAACCTTTAGCAGTTGATGATATTAATCATTTGCTGGCAGACACATTAAACTGCTCTTTAGAACTGGCTAAACCACTTACAGAATTAATCAACCGCAAAACTCAAGGTAATCCTTTTTTTACCACTCAGTTTCTCAAAGCATTACATGAAGAAAAATATATTACCTTTAATCGCGATCGCCGCTTTTGGGAGTGTGATCTTGTCCAAGTCAATACACTATCACTCACTGATGATATAGTCCAGTTCATGGCGTTGCAATTACAGAAATTGCCAGATGTCACGCAAAAAGTGTTGAAGTTAGCTGCTTGTATTGGTAACACTTTTGATTTAGCAACCTTAATGCTGATCTCAGAATTATCGCCACAGGAGACAGCAAAAGCATTATGGAAAGCTTTGCAAGCAGGGTTTATTTTACCTAACAGCCAAGTTTATCAGTTATTACAGTCTGATGAGATTGGTGGTTATGAGGTAGAAAATAGCATTAATCCTACATATCAATTTCTACACGATCGCATTCAACAAGCTGCCTATTCTCTTATTTCCGATGACCAAAAGCAAATCACCCATTATCAAATCGGAAAACAATTATTATGCAATACTCCGCTAGAGCAACAGGAAAATAGAATTTTTGATATTGTCAATCATCTGTATCGCGGCATTAATTATATCACTCAGCAACTAGAGAAAGATGAATTTGCTCAATTAAACTTCATAGCAGGTAAAAAGGCTAAAACTTCTACTGCTTATAAAGCGGCTATAAAATATTTTCAAACAGGACTTAGTGTGTTATCAGATGATAGTTGGCAAAATAATTATCAATTTATATTTTCTCTGTACAAAGAACAGGCAGAGTGTGAATATTTTCTAGGAGAATTTTCTGGGTCTGAGGAACTATTTGCCATTGCCTTACGGCATTCACAAAATATTTTCGATCAAGCTGATATTTATGCAGATATAATGATGCTAAAAATCACCCAAGGTGAAGATTTTAATGCTGCCATTACGGCTGGTTTAAAAGCTTTGGATACCTTGGGAATGAGTCTACCAACTCTATCCGTAGCAATTCAATCTGCCATTGATATTGAATTAAATAAGTTAGCCTCATTCCGTGCAACGGAGATTTATTATAATCTGCTGAATTTGCCTGTAATGACTGATCCTAATAAAAAAGCTTGTATGAAGCTTTTAAGTGTTTTATGTTCTATCACTTATCTCACAGGTAGCCATCAAATCAATCAATTAATCCGCTTATTAATGCTCAATACGTCCTTTGAGTATGGCAATTGTGAAAACTCTGGTATTGGTTACTGCTTTTATGGAATGGCACTGATTGAACAAGGAGAATATCAAACCGCCTATCAATTTGGCAAGCAAGCTCTAGAGCTTGATCAAAAGTTCAATCATCCGCAATATCTTGCCCAAAATATTAATATATTTTGCCATACGATTAATCCCTATATGAAACCGTTAAAAACTAATTTACCTCTCTATCAACGTTCATTTGATATTTGCAATGAATGTGGAGATTTAGTATTTGGTGTTTGGGCGGTTTTGTTCATGATTTGGACGATGTTAATTCAAGGCAAATGTTTAGTAGATATTCATACTGAAATGGAGAAATATACAGATTATGTAGAAAAAGTAAATGATATCAATATATTACAGGGGTTTCTCCAACAGCAACAATTTTTATCACATCTACAAGGGAGGATACATCACACTGAATTACTAGCAAATTGGGACAGTGAAGATATTAACTGTATTCAAATTTGGCGGAAAAATAATTTTCCTTCTGGCATCAATTGGTACTGTTTTTTGAGAATTCAGCTATCTTATATTTATGGTGATTATGTTGATGCAGTCAAAACTGCGATCGCTAATCAACAAACTCTGACTACTAATGGTAGTAGTTTCCCAATTATTCAATATCACTTTTATTATCCTCTGAGTCTCATTGCTCTTTACCCCCAAGCAACACCCGAAGAACAAAAATCTTACTGGCAAATTATTCTTCAACATCAACAACAGATTAAAATATGGGCAAATAATTGTCCCGAAAACTTTCTGCATAAATATAATTTATTAGCAGCAGAAATAGCGCGGCTATCTGGTAATATTTGCGAAGCTATTGACCTTTACGATCGCGCGATCGCAGGTGCAATTGAAAATGAATATCTCCAAGAAGCTGCACTGAGTAACGAACTCGCTGCTAAATTTTACCTCGACTGGGGTAAAGAAAAAATTGCTTCAGTTTATATGCAAACCGCTTACTATTACTATGCCAGTTGGGGTGCGATCGCCAAAACCGAAGATTTAGAATATCGCTACCCTGACTTGTTACGTCCCATTCTTCAACAGATTAACCCTACTCTCAACATCTGGGAAAATATCGAAAATTTGTTTGTCCCGAATCTCTCAATTCACTCTTCTACACAAGTCAATCAAGCTTCTAGCTCTAGTATTAATACTGCCCTAGATTTTACCGCCATCATCAAAGCTTCTCAAGCATTATCTAGCACAATTGATTTAGATGAACTGTTACAAAAACTCACAGAGATTATTTTGCAAAATTCTGGTGGCGATTACTGTGCTTTAATCTTGCCTGATAGCGATGGTAATTGGCATCTCAAAGCCATCGGCACACCTGAAAATACCCAAGTTTGTTTTGAACCTCTAGAAAATAATCATCATTTACCAATTAAACTGATCAATTATGTCAAAAATACTCAAGAAGTTGTCGTATTTGATAATCTGCAAACGGATTTGCCTGTTATTAGTGAATATTTAAATATCCACCGTCCAAAAAGTGTGTTGTGTTTACCAGTACTCAATCAAGGAAATTTGATTGGGGTTTTATATTTAAGAAACCAGTATACTAGTGAAGTATTTACACGCGATCGCATTCTCATTCTGGAAATTCTTTGCACCCAAGCAGCGATTTCTCTAGAAAACGCCCGCCTCCACGCCCAAGAACGAGAAAAATCTGAGCGTTTAGAAAAATCTCAACAAAGATTGCAAATCATCATTCAACAAACTCCAGTCGCTATCTTCGAGTGGAATACTCAGTTTGAATGTCAACATTGTAATCCAGCCGCCGAAAAATTGTTTGGCTATACACAAGCAGAAATTGTCGGCAATAATTTGCGGATAATTATCCCGGAAGAACATCATGTTTATGTAGATGATGTGACTGCTTCGATTTTAGCTGAACATGGTGGTTCTCACGCAATTAATGAAAATATTACTAAAGATGGTCGACGGATTATTTGTGAATGGTTTAATGCCCCAATGTTAGATGCTAATGGTCAGGTTTGTGGTGGAGTTTCAATTGGTTTAGATATTAGCGATCGCCAAAAAACAGAAGCAGCAATTCATAAAAAATCCCAAGAATTAGAAACAGCTTTACAAGAACTCAAACAAGCCCAAATTCAGATGGTACAAAATGAAAAAATGGCTTCTTTGGGTAATTTAGTCGCGGGGGTAGCCCATGAAGTTAATAATCCCATTGGTTTTCTCAATGCTAGTATTAACAATGCCCAAGAATATGTGCAGGATTTAATTGGGCATTTAGAACTTTATCAGCAATATTATGCCCAACCTGTTGAGGCAATTCAAGAAAATGCTGAAGACATTGATTTAGACTTTTTAGTTGCAGATTTACCTCATTTGCTAGATTCGATGACGGAAGCCATGCAGCGCATTAAATCAATTAGTATGAGTCTGCGGACGTTCTCTCGTGCTGACACCGATAGCAAAGTCATGGCTAATATTCACGAAGGTTTAGATAGTACCTTATTAATTTTAAAATATCGCTTAAAAGCTAATGACAAACGTCCTACTATTGATGTTCAAACAAATTATGGCAATATTCCTTTAGTTGAATGTTTTCCGGGTCAGTTAAACCAAGTATTTATGAATGTTTTGGCTAATGCTATTGATATGTTTGATGAAATGGCCCAAACGCACACATTTGCGGAATTACAAACTCATCCCCAACAAATTACCATCCGCACTCAAGTTGTTGCCCATCAAGTTTATATTCATATTCAAGATAATGGCAAAGGTATGGGTGCAGAAGTACAAGAGAAAATCTTTGAGCATTTATTTACTACCAAAGGAGTCGGTAAAGGTACTGGGTTAGGATTAGCGATCGCGCGGCAAATTATCGAAGAAAAGCACGGCGGTCAAATCACAGTCAGTTCTGTTTTGGGGGAAGGGACAGAATTTATCATCCAACTGCCAGTGTAA